The following coding sequences lie in one Methylotenera versatilis 301 genomic window:
- a CDS encoding YybH family protein: protein MNNRLIIEAANAEWNKALNSGNVKDLAALYTENAILSPGNGVPLVGRAEIANLFKGFVDAGVHNHTLEIIEAGGSGKIIYQVARWSAQGAEANGETPSFGGITTSVFELSADGHWLARTHVWNVNQ, encoded by the coding sequence ATGAACAATAGATTAATCATTGAAGCAGCTAATGCTGAATGGAACAAAGCACTTAATAGTGGTAATGTTAAGGACTTAGCAGCACTTTACACAGAAAATGCCATACTATCTCCAGGAAATGGAGTGCCTCTAGTAGGTCGTGCTGAAATCGCAAATCTATTTAAAGGCTTTGTTGATGCTGGAGTCCACAACCACACGTTAGAAATTATCGAAGCTGGCGGCTCTGGCAAAATAATTTATCAGGTTGCCAGATGGAGTGCTCAAGGTGCAGAAGCCAACGGTGAAACTCCATCATTTGGCGGCATCACTACAAGCGTATTTGAGTTAAGTGCAGATGGTCATTGGTTAGCTCGTACACATGTTTGGAACGTAAACCAATAG
- a CDS encoding MarR family winged helix-turn-helix transcriptional regulator encodes MLQLKDLPDAKVLKKFAERYEDVDSLSVTHFLNILRIGTELAESLDRFLATHGLLQGRWWVLVLLMREDDLTSTPSELADKAGVSRATMSGLINGLLRDGLVARQEDNKDRRSYSIRLTAAGQDKLDEVMPDYYPRVKKMMSAIPEPQREELLKQLLLLKEQSKVFD; translated from the coding sequence ATGCTTCAATTAAAAGACCTTCCAGACGCAAAAGTCCTCAAAAAATTCGCTGAGAGATATGAAGATGTTGACTCACTCTCAGTGACTCACTTTTTGAACATTCTTCGTATCGGTACCGAACTTGCTGAATCTTTAGATCGCTTTCTTGCAACGCATGGATTGCTACAAGGCAGATGGTGGGTGCTTGTTTTACTTATGCGTGAAGATGACCTGACTTCCACTCCATCGGAGCTTGCTGATAAGGCCGGAGTTAGTAGAGCCACTATGAGCGGTCTAATTAACGGCTTGTTGCGAGATGGCTTAGTCGCGCGTCAGGAAGATAACAAAGACCGCAGAAGCTACTCTATTCGGCTTACTGCTGCAGGACAGGACAAACTCGATGAAGTCATGCCAGATTATTACCCACGCGTCAAAAAGATGATGAGTGCTATTCCAGAGCCACAGAGAGAAGAGTTGCTAAAGCAGCTATTACTATTGAAAGAGCAAAGCAAAGTATTCGATTAA
- a CDS encoding TetR/AcrR family transcriptional regulator, which yields MNTENNNLDVRQHTLETAQKIISRKGYSAVGLNEILTAADVPKGSFYYYFKSKDAFGEAMLQNYFEEYLATMDTIFSAENQTMAQRLLNYWEHWLTSQETFDCQGKCLAVKLAAEVSDLSEAMRLALKSGTLGIISRLAGVIDGGMADGSLNIEADANSLAQTLYQMWLGASLMAKITRSIDPMNNAMAATRKILHL from the coding sequence ATGAATACTGAAAATAACAATCTTGATGTTCGCCAGCACACACTAGAAACTGCTCAGAAGATTATTAGCAGGAAAGGTTATTCTGCTGTTGGTCTCAACGAGATATTGACTGCTGCTGACGTTCCTAAAGGGTCATTCTATTATTACTTTAAATCCAAGGACGCATTTGGCGAAGCCATGCTGCAGAATTATTTTGAAGAGTATCTCGCAACTATGGACACAATTTTTAGTGCCGAGAATCAAACAATGGCTCAGCGTCTTTTGAACTACTGGGAACACTGGTTAACGTCACAAGAGACCTTCGATTGCCAAGGTAAGTGCTTGGCAGTTAAATTAGCTGCTGAGGTGTCTGACTTGTCTGAAGCCATGCGATTGGCGCTTAAATCAGGTACTTTAGGAATTATAAGTCGATTGGCTGGTGTGATTGATGGCGGAATGGCAGATGGCTCATTGAATATTGAGGCCGATGCTAACAGTTTGGCTCAGACACTTTACCAGATGTGGCTAGGCGCGAGTTTAATGGCTAAGATTACTCGAAGTATTGATCCCATGAACAATGCGATGGCTGCAACAAGAAAGATTTTGCATTTGTAA
- a CDS encoding type 1 glutamine amidotransferase domain-containing protein → MKILTVLTSHDQLGQTGRKTGFWLEELAAPYYVFKDAGAEVVLASPKGGQPPLDPKSNEPDFQTEATHRFEADTEAQSALASTVSLQSISLDDFDAVFYPGGHGPLWDLAEDGNSINLLASALASNKPLALVCHAPGVLRHVKNTDGTPVVQGKKVTGFKNSEEAAVGLTEIVPFLVEDELINKGGQYSSASDWASYVVKDGNLITGQNPASSAEAAKQLLLLISESVRQ, encoded by the coding sequence ATGAAAATTCTTACAGTATTAACTTCACACGACCAATTGGGTCAAACCGGTCGTAAAACAGGATTTTGGCTAGAAGAGCTTGCAGCTCCATACTATGTATTTAAGGATGCTGGTGCTGAGGTTGTTTTAGCATCGCCTAAGGGAGGCCAACCACCGCTAGACCCTAAAAGTAATGAGCCTGACTTTCAAACTGAGGCTACACATAGGTTTGAAGCTGATACAGAGGCGCAATCTGCACTTGCCAGCACCGTATCTCTGCAATCGATAAGTCTTGACGATTTCGATGCGGTATTTTATCCAGGCGGTCATGGACCATTATGGGATCTGGCTGAAGATGGAAACTCTATCAATTTGCTAGCCAGCGCATTAGCTAGTAATAAACCTTTAGCGTTGGTTTGTCATGCGCCTGGTGTTTTAAGGCACGTTAAGAATACAGATGGCACGCCAGTGGTGCAGGGCAAGAAAGTGACTGGCTTCAAAAACTCAGAGGAAGCCGCAGTTGGATTAACAGAAATTGTGCCATTCTTGGTAGAAGACGAACTCATCAATAAGGGTGGGCAGTATTCTAGCGCTTCTGATTGGGCATCTTATGTTGTCAAGGACGGTAATCTTATTACCGGGCAAAATCCTGCCTCTTCTGCAGAAGCAGCTAAACAGCTCTTACTTCTCATCAGTGAAAGTGTCCGACAATGA
- a CDS encoding DUF1330 domain-containing protein produces MSAYVVMIRERTLDQAEMTQYAKLATLAREGHEITPLVRYGALEVLEGANVEGCLIHQFPTTKDAQNWYHSAKYQEAVKHRHKGAKYSVLIVEGVEG; encoded by the coding sequence ATGAGTGCCTATGTCGTCATGATACGAGAGCGTACATTGGATCAAGCAGAAATGACTCAGTATGCCAAGCTAGCCACGTTAGCACGAGAAGGGCATGAAATTACTCCTTTGGTTAGATATGGTGCCTTGGAAGTTCTAGAAGGTGCAAATGTAGAAGGTTGTTTGATTCATCAATTTCCAACAACCAAAGATGCTCAGAATTGGTATCACAGTGCCAAATATCAAGAAGCTGTAAAACATCGCCACAAGGGTGCTAAGTACAGTGTTTTAATAGTTGAGGGAGTGGAGGGTTAA
- a CDS encoding DMT family transporter, with the protein MRNINTYLMATMAAVFWGANFNLAKPVVAEMGPYVAGASRYILAAAIMLLITQMRKETVPLRYFRTYLTLGVVGVFGFNLFFFLGMETTSAVNGALIMALNPLLTAILAYLILNEIPSKRQLIAFPIGVAGVAIVVLGAGAYLKISTGDLYIFVANLSWALYNVLVRKMMPKNVSGIANTAGIMTIGAMALSLAAILHGDSFIVPTVTTGASLIMMTVGGGVLAYLFWNASIAKLGLSKAAIFMNLVPVTSMVIATIESIPPNHAQILGAILVISAVTFSSFSQTKSTSA; encoded by the coding sequence ATGCGCAATATCAACACTTACCTGATGGCTACGATGGCAGCAGTATTTTGGGGAGCGAATTTCAATTTAGCTAAACCTGTTGTGGCCGAGATGGGTCCTTATGTTGCAGGCGCTAGCCGCTATATTTTGGCTGCAGCCATCATGCTACTAATTACCCAGATGAGAAAAGAGACAGTCCCATTAAGATACTTCAGAACTTATTTAACCTTGGGCGTTGTAGGCGTTTTTGGATTCAATCTCTTTTTCTTTCTTGGAATGGAAACAACCTCTGCTGTCAATGGTGCCCTAATAATGGCGTTAAACCCTTTATTGACAGCTATTCTAGCTTATCTAATTCTGAATGAAATACCATCAAAACGACAGTTGATTGCATTTCCCATTGGGGTCGCAGGTGTCGCTATCGTTGTGCTTGGTGCAGGCGCGTACCTAAAAATCTCGACTGGAGACCTTTACATCTTCGTAGCCAATTTAAGCTGGGCGCTCTATAACGTGCTGGTGCGTAAAATGATGCCTAAGAATGTAAGCGGAATAGCAAATACGGCAGGCATTATGACAATAGGCGCAATGGCATTAAGCCTTGCGGCAATCTTGCATGGTGATAGTTTTATCGTTCCCACAGTCACTACAGGTGCATCACTGATCATGATGACGGTTGGAGGAGGGGTCTTGGCTTATCTTTTCTGGAACGCGAGTATTGCAAAACTAGGGTTATCAAAAGCTGCAATTTTTATGAATCTAGTCCCAGTCACTTCAATGGTCATCGCAACAATTGAAAGCATACCGCCGAATCATGCGCAGATATTAGGCGCCATCTTAGTCATTAGCGCGGTGACTTTTAGTTCATTTTCTCAAACAAAATCAACATCTGCCTAG
- a CDS encoding recombination-associated protein RdgC, whose translation MWFKNAFIYRLASQNSITPDVLNEELTLRPLLPCSGLDKQSRGWVPCHSEKLVHSVNKQILFALGVEQKLLPTTIINRFAKERAAEIEAQQGYKVGRKEMKELKESITEELLPRAFSLQRTTYAWLDTVNGYLVIDAASSARVEELLELMNKSLDNLPFKQLHTAISPVAAMTDWLAGNNPPAGFTIDRELELRATGESKATIRYANHELEGEEILKHIAAGKRVTRLGLTWNDRISFVLTEQMQVKRIEFLDIIKNESTEMAENADELFELDFTLMTGELAKMLADLTNALGGEAGIS comes from the coding sequence ATGTGGTTTAAAAACGCCTTCATTTATCGCCTAGCTTCACAAAACTCTATTACTCCCGATGTTCTTAATGAAGAACTTACTTTAAGACCACTATTACCTTGTAGTGGTCTTGATAAACAAAGCCGCGGCTGGGTTCCTTGTCACAGTGAGAAGCTAGTTCACAGTGTGAATAAGCAGATACTTTTTGCTTTAGGTGTAGAGCAAAAGCTACTGCCTACCACTATCATCAATCGCTTTGCCAAGGAGCGCGCGGCAGAGATTGAAGCTCAGCAAGGTTATAAGGTTGGTCGTAAAGAGATGAAAGAGCTTAAGGAGTCCATCACAGAGGAGTTGCTACCAAGAGCATTCTCGCTTCAGCGTACCACTTACGCATGGCTAGATACAGTGAATGGCTATCTGGTCATAGACGCAGCCTCGTCAGCAAGAGTAGAAGAGCTATTAGAGTTGATGAATAAATCACTAGATAATTTACCGTTCAAACAATTGCATACTGCAATTTCACCAGTGGCTGCGATGACTGACTGGTTAGCTGGAAATAATCCACCAGCAGGCTTTACCATTGATCGTGAATTGGAACTTCGTGCCACAGGTGAAAGCAAAGCGACTATTCGTTATGCCAATCATGAGTTAGAAGGTGAAGAGATTCTAAAGCACATTGCTGCAGGTAAACGCGTCACTAGACTAGGCTTAACTTGGAATGACAGAATTTCATTTGTCCTGACGGAGCAAATGCAAGTCAAACGGATTGAGTTCTTAGATATTATCAAAAATGAATCTACTGAAATGGCAGAAAATGCTGATGAGCTATTTGAACTGGACTTTACGCTAATGACAGGAGAGCTTGCTAAGATGCTTGCTGATTTGACTAATGCGCTAGGTGGCGAAGCTGGAATTTCTTAA
- a CDS encoding 4a-hydroxytetrahydrobiopterin dehydratase, with protein MNVINLTAKKCTPCQGGVPPMTADVAKMYLTEAHDWELRDNSTKLKRTFKFHNFEDAMRFAQRVGKLCEIEGHHPDLMIGWGYCRVEFQTHKINGLHENDFIMAAKVNRLLELVSDSRDKSDHDLKAAH; from the coding sequence ATGAACGTAATAAATTTAACTGCTAAAAAGTGCACGCCTTGCCAAGGTGGTGTTCCACCAATGACAGCTGATGTTGCAAAAATGTATCTGACTGAAGCCCACGATTGGGAGTTACGTGACAACTCGACCAAGTTGAAACGTACTTTCAAATTCCATAACTTTGAAGATGCAATGAGGTTCGCTCAACGTGTTGGTAAGTTATGTGAAATTGAAGGCCATCATCCTGACCTGATGATAGGCTGGGGTTACTGTAGAGTTGAGTTTCAAACACATAAAATTAATGGTCTGCACGAAAATGACTTCATAATGGCCGCTAAAGTTAATCGCTTGTTAGAGCTTGTTAGCGACAGCAGGGATAAATCCGACCATGATCTCAAAGCAGCTCATTAA
- a CDS encoding Rieske (2Fe-2S) protein translates to MSEWIDVAAVADFLPGTCRKVSTDESSILVFNLDGRYYAVENRCTHEDAELLDGVLEGDEIICPLHGARFSVVTGAVLDPPAYENLCTFPVRVTNGWVEVDAEAEWDIA, encoded by the coding sequence ATGAGCGAGTGGATTGATGTTGCAGCAGTAGCAGATTTCTTGCCAGGCACCTGTCGTAAGGTATCTACAGATGAATCGTCTATTCTTGTATTTAATCTCGATGGCCGCTATTACGCGGTGGAAAATCGATGTACACATGAAGATGCCGAGTTACTTGATGGTGTACTAGAGGGTGATGAAATCATTTGTCCGCTTCATGGAGCGCGCTTCTCGGTAGTCACTGGAGCCGTTCTTGACCCACCAGCCTATGAGAATCTGTGTACTTTCCCTGTTAGAGTCACCAATGGTTGGGTCGAGGTCGATGCTGAAGCCGAGTGGGATATCGCATAA
- a CDS encoding cytochrome c oxidase subunit 3: MKTSRYYLPAPSWWPIVGSVASLMLASGFLLLLQHTPAGPYLMLAGAFVLAVMLFGWFGAVIRESIADKFNDQVDVSYRWGMSWFIFSEVMFFAALFGTLFYTRHFSVPWLGHTPLLWPDYHATWPTAGPGLTTPFTPMAAWGIPAINTLILLSSGATVTWAHWGLKKNNRLQLKIGLALTILLGVIFLVLQAHEYLSADFSLKTGVYGATFYLLTGFHGAHVTLGAIMLSVILGRVLAGHFSEKRHFAFEAVSWYWHFVDVIWLLLFVFVYWL; this comes from the coding sequence ATGAAGACCAGCCGATACTACTTACCTGCCCCATCCTGGTGGCCCATCGTAGGCTCAGTTGCATCATTGATGCTGGCCAGCGGCTTCTTGCTTTTGCTACAACACACGCCAGCAGGACCTTACCTGATGCTAGCGGGAGCATTCGTACTAGCAGTCATGCTGTTTGGATGGTTCGGGGCGGTGATTCGCGAGAGCATTGCAGATAAATTTAACGACCAAGTAGATGTTTCTTATCGCTGGGGCATGAGTTGGTTCATTTTTTCGGAAGTGATGTTTTTCGCTGCCTTATTCGGCACATTGTTCTATACACGCCACTTTTCAGTACCTTGGCTAGGTCACACACCATTGCTGTGGCCTGACTATCACGCAACTTGGCCTACCGCAGGGCCTGGTTTGACAACACCGTTTACGCCTATGGCAGCGTGGGGAATCCCCGCCATCAATACACTCATACTGCTTAGTTCCGGGGCAACCGTGACTTGGGCGCACTGGGGACTTAAAAAAAATAACCGTTTGCAACTGAAAATCGGACTAGCCCTCACTATTCTGCTAGGCGTGATATTTCTTGTGTTGCAGGCACACGAATACCTCTCGGCTGACTTCAGCCTAAAAACAGGCGTTTACGGTGCCACTTTTTATCTGCTGACTGGCTTTCATGGTGCTCATGTCACGCTAGGTGCCATTATGTTGTCGGTGATTCTAGGCCGTGTACTTGCTGGACATTTTTCAGAAAAACGCCACTTCGCCTTTGAAGCAGTCTCATGGTATTGGCACTTTGTAGATGTAATCTGGTTATTGTTGTTTGTGTTTGTATATTGGCTATAA